One part of the Acinetobacter sp. XS-4 genome encodes these proteins:
- the arsC gene encoding arsenate reductase (glutaredoxin) (This arsenate reductase requires both glutathione and glutaredoxin to convert arsenate to arsenite, after which the efflux transporter formed by ArsA and ArsB can extrude the arsenite from the cell, providing resistance.): MTELVKIYHNPACGTSRNTLALIRHAGFEPLVIEYLQTPPSKDELIQIIKDSNLTVRETIRKNVDSYKDLELEKDNWTDEQLIDFMLQYPILINRPFVVTPKGARLCRPSEIVLDILDSENLGYFAKEDGEVIIDEQGRRIK; encoded by the coding sequence ATGACTGAACTAGTGAAGATCTACCATAATCCTGCTTGCGGCACATCACGCAATACCTTGGCACTCATTCGTCATGCTGGGTTTGAACCTCTCGTTATTGAATATTTACAAACACCACCAAGTAAAGATGAGCTGATCCAAATCATTAAAGATTCAAATTTAACTGTACGTGAAACCATTCGTAAAAATGTTGATTCATATAAAGATTTAGAGTTAGAAAAAGACAACTGGACAGACGAGCAGTTAATTGATTTTATGCTGCAATACCCAATTTTAATTAATCGCCCATTCGTGGTTACACCAAAAGGTGCACGGCTTTGCCGCCCTTCTGAAATTGTTTTAGATATTTTAGATTCAGAAAACTTAGGCTATTTTGCAAAAGAAGATGGTGAAGTGATTATTGATGAACAAGGCCGTCGTATAAAATAA
- a CDS encoding hydrolase: MNKSLLEQLSPTNCQVIFIDHQPQMAFGVQSIDRQVLKNNTVGLAKAAKTFNIPVTITTVETESFSGHTYPELLDVFPDAPLLERTSMNSWDDQKVRDSLAKNNRKKVIVSGLWTEVCNNTFAFGAMLEGDYEIYMVADASGGTSKEAHDYSMQRMIQAGVIPVTWQQVLLEWQRDWAHRDTYDAVMAIVREHSGAYGMGVDYAYTMVHKAPERTTSKHEVLAPVPAK; encoded by the coding sequence ATGAATAAATCACTTTTAGAACAACTATCACCAACGAATTGTCAGGTTATTTTTATTGATCATCAGCCACAAATGGCTTTTGGGGTTCAGTCAATAGATCGCCAAGTATTAAAAAATAATACTGTAGGGTTAGCAAAAGCAGCTAAAACATTCAATATTCCTGTCACCATTACTACGGTTGAAACAGAAAGCTTCTCTGGACATACCTACCCAGAACTTTTAGATGTATTTCCAGATGCTCCATTACTAGAGCGTACTTCAATGAATTCATGGGATGACCAAAAAGTACGTGATTCGCTTGCAAAAAATAATCGTAAAAAAGTGATTGTTTCAGGTTTGTGGACTGAAGTGTGTAATAACACCTTTGCTTTTGGTGCCATGCTTGAAGGTGATTATGAAATTTATATGGTTGCAGATGCTTCAGGCGGCACATCGAAAGAAGCGCACGATTATTCTATGCAGCGTATGATTCAAGCAGGTGTTATTCCGGTAACTTGGCAACAAGTGTTACTTGAATGGCAACGCGATTGGGCACACCGTGATACGTATGATGCAGTTATGGCAATTGTACGCGAGCATTCTGGTGCTTACGGTATGGGTGTGGACTATGCTTATACGATGGTACATAAGGCACCTGAGCGTACAACATCAAAACACGAAGTACTTGCGCCAGTTCCTGCAAAATAA
- a CDS encoding DUF1427 family protein — translation MKMYLLSLAVGLLVGVLYYVLNVKSPAPPLVALVGLLGMVIGEQILPFIKSYF, via the coding sequence ATGAAAATGTACTTGTTATCTTTGGCTGTAGGATTGCTTGTTGGTGTCTTATATTATGTTTTAAATGTTAAGTCACCAGCTCCACCTCTTGTTGCATTAGTCGGGTTATTAGGCATGGTAATAGGAGAGCAAATTCTTCCTTTTATTAAGTCCTATTTTTAA
- a CDS encoding amidohydrolase produces MTEINLILINGKITTLDPKNPEVQAIAIADGKVVRTGSNDEIMKLAAATSKVVDLNGRRVIPGLNDSHLHIIRGGLNYNMELRWEGVPSVADALRLLKEQADNTPAPQWVRVVGGWTEFQFAEKRLPTLEEINKAAPDTPVFVLHLYASALLNRAALDVLGFNKDTPDPPGGKIVRDEKGEPTGLLLATPSAMILYSTLGKAPKLPVEDQVNSTRHFMRELNRLGITSAIDAGGGGQNYPEDYDVIKQLHDQNQMTVRIAYNLFAQKAGQELDDYRRWTEMTFPGDGDALFRMNGAGENLTWSAGDFEDFYEPRPDLPEKMEGELEAIVEHLAEKKWPFRIHATYDESINRLLNVFEKVNAKQPFATRFIIDHAETVSERNIERIGALGGGIAIQHRMAYQGEIFVKRYGAEAAQATPPVKKMLELGVPVGAGTDATRVASYNPWVCLYWLSTGKTVGGLPLYDEKNLLDRQTALNLWTKGSAWFSGEKDVKGSLTAGELADLVVLSDDYFKVEAEDIQWIESVLTVLGGKVVYAGAEFKQDDPPLPPASPTWSPVKRFGGQWRLSENCNAPSNQSLQSQSALCECASSCGMHGHSHSWMLDVPVNDKDKKSFWGALGCSCFAF; encoded by the coding sequence ATGACCGAAATAAACCTCATACTCATAAACGGTAAAATCACCACCCTAGATCCTAAAAATCCAGAAGTACAAGCAATTGCGATTGCAGATGGTAAAGTCGTACGCACCGGCTCAAATGATGAAATCATGAAGCTGGCAGCAGCAACCAGCAAAGTTGTAGACTTAAATGGTCGTCGCGTTATACCGGGTCTAAATGACAGTCATCTGCATATTATTCGTGGTGGCCTAAATTACAATATGGAGCTGCGCTGGGAAGGTGTGCCATCCGTTGCTGATGCACTGCGCTTACTTAAAGAGCAAGCAGATAATACGCCAGCTCCACAATGGGTCCGTGTCGTGGGTGGTTGGACTGAGTTCCAGTTTGCAGAAAAGCGCTTACCGACTTTGGAAGAAATTAATAAAGCTGCACCAGATACTCCTGTATTCGTTTTACATTTATACGCCAGTGCCTTGTTGAACCGAGCTGCACTTGATGTATTAGGCTTTAATAAAGACACGCCAGACCCACCTGGTGGTAAGATCGTACGAGATGAAAAGGGTGAACCAACTGGTTTGTTGCTCGCAACTCCATCCGCTATGATTTTATATTCGACCTTAGGTAAAGCACCGAAATTGCCAGTTGAAGATCAAGTCAATTCAACTCGTCACTTCATGCGTGAATTGAACCGATTAGGCATTACTTCTGCAATTGATGCAGGTGGCGGCGGGCAAAACTATCCTGAAGATTATGATGTAATTAAGCAATTACATGATCAAAATCAAATGACAGTTCGAATTGCTTATAATCTATTTGCTCAAAAGGCAGGCCAAGAGCTTGATGATTATCGCCGCTGGACAGAAATGACATTTCCGGGCGATGGTGATGCATTATTTAGAATGAATGGAGCAGGTGAGAACCTGACTTGGTCAGCGGGTGACTTCGAAGATTTCTATGAGCCACGTCCAGATTTACCAGAAAAAATGGAAGGTGAACTTGAAGCCATTGTAGAACATTTGGCTGAAAAGAAATGGCCATTCCGTATTCATGCAACTTATGATGAAAGTATTAATCGTTTGCTCAATGTATTTGAGAAAGTAAATGCCAAACAGCCATTTGCGACCCGATTTATTATTGACCATGCTGAAACGGTATCTGAGCGTAATATTGAGCGTATTGGTGCATTGGGTGGTGGTATTGCCATTCAACACCGTATGGCATATCAAGGCGAAATTTTCGTAAAACGCTATGGTGCTGAAGCTGCTCAGGCAACGCCACCTGTTAAGAAAATGTTAGAACTTGGTGTTCCTGTAGGTGCGGGGACAGATGCGACTCGTGTTGCATCCTATAACCCTTGGGTGTGTTTGTACTGGCTAAGTACTGGTAAAACAGTTGGTGGTTTACCTTTGTATGATGAAAAGAATCTGTTAGATCGTCAAACTGCACTCAATCTCTGGACCAAGGGTTCTGCATGGTTTTCAGGTGAAAAAGATGTCAAAGGTTCATTAACAGCAGGGGAACTTGCCGACTTGGTTGTACTGTCTGATGACTACTTCAAAGTGGAAGCAGAAGATATCCAGTGGATTGAGTCTGTACTCACTGTTTTAGGTGGAAAAGTGGTATATGCAGGGGCAGAATTCAAGCAAGACGACCCGCCGTTACCACCAGCATCTCCAACATGGTCGCCAGTAAAACGCTTTGGTGGTCAGTGGCGTTTATCTGAAAATTGTAATGCACCTTCTAATCAGTCATTACAGTCGCAAAGTGCTTTGTGTGAATGTGCCAGCAGTTGTGGCATGCATGGACATAGCCACTCATGGATGCTTGATGTGCCTGTAAATGATAAAGATAAAAAATCTTTCTGGGGTGCACTCGGGTGTTCTTGTTTTGCATTTTAA
- a CDS encoding LysR family transcriptional regulator: protein MDRLDCISTFVSVVEHGNFSSAARALDISRDLVAKRVCYLENDLKTTLLNRTTRQMNLTSCGEKFYQHSKVILSEFEWAAYEISYNQQYPEGELKLNTPMSFSNIFLQNIISDFIEKYPSIKIDLFMTDQLLDMNNNKFDLTIRLDGSPPNLANSKILNTYQRYLYATPEYFNQHGLPASLEELKDHKFLIYYQDSRHKKLIFQKDQKEVSFNCFPVMTCNNGELLLDMCLKNHGIVFLPEFIAEPYYKEGKLQKCLEDYTSQSLHLYVTWPKRKILSKKVKLFIDFLTHQIVPLK from the coding sequence ATGGATCGATTAGACTGTATTTCCACTTTTGTAAGTGTCGTAGAACATGGGAATTTTAGTAGTGCCGCCAGAGCTCTCGATATCTCTCGGGACTTGGTTGCCAAACGAGTTTGCTACTTAGAAAATGACCTAAAAACTACACTTTTAAACAGAACAACAAGACAGATGAACCTTACCTCTTGTGGGGAAAAGTTCTATCAGCATAGTAAAGTCATTTTAAGTGAGTTCGAATGGGCTGCTTATGAAATTAGCTACAATCAGCAGTATCCTGAAGGCGAACTCAAGCTCAATACGCCAATGTCTTTTAGCAATATTTTTCTTCAAAATATCATTTCAGATTTTATTGAGAAATATCCTAGCATTAAAATCGATTTATTCATGACGGATCAGCTACTAGACATGAATAATAATAAATTTGATTTAACAATTCGTTTAGATGGCTCACCTCCAAATTTAGCAAATAGTAAAATCTTAAATACCTACCAACGATATTTATATGCAACACCTGAGTATTTTAATCAACATGGATTGCCTGCCTCTTTAGAAGAGCTAAAAGATCATAAGTTTCTGATTTACTATCAAGATAGCCGACATAAAAAGTTGATTTTTCAAAAAGATCAGAAAGAAGTATCTTTCAATTGTTTCCCTGTAATGACCTGTAATAATGGAGAATTATTATTAGATATGTGCCTAAAAAATCACGGTATTGTCTTTCTTCCAGAGTTTATTGCAGAGCCTTACTACAAAGAAGGTAAATTGCAGAAATGCTTGGAGGACTACACCAGTCAGTCTCTTCACTTATATGTGACATGGCCAAAACGTAAAATTTTATCGAA
- a CDS encoding metalloregulator ArsR/SmtB family transcription factor, translating into MINQVDFFKCLSDQTRLNILKLVLNKQNICVCELTEQLELSQPKISRHLALLRTHGVLLDERKGQWVYYSLNPDLPLWALDILKVIENDESNTKVKQQDQPFITTTCCD; encoded by the coding sequence ATGATCAACCAAGTCGATTTTTTTAAATGTCTATCTGACCAAACTCGGTTAAACATTCTTAAATTAGTTCTAAATAAACAAAATATTTGTGTTTGTGAGCTAACAGAACAGCTTGAGTTGAGCCAACCGAAAATCTCTAGGCACTTAGCCTTATTAAGAACTCATGGCGTATTGCTGGATGAAAGAAAAGGACAGTGGGTCTATTACAGCTTAAATCCTGATTTGCCTTTATGGGCTTTAGATATTTTAAAGGTGATAGAAAATGATGAGAGTAATACAAAAGTAAAGCAACAAGATCAGCCTTTCATCACTACAACTTGCTGTGATTAA